GTGGTCGACCCGGAGGCCGCCGCCGGGTGGATCCGCGCCTCCGTGCGGCAGGCGTGGGCCGACCCGACGGCGAGCCGGGAGTACGTGCTGGCCCACGCCCAGGAGATGGAGCCCGACGTGGTGGACCGGCACATCGGCCTCTACGTCAACGAGTTCACCGCCGACCTGGGTCGGGACGGTCTCGCCGCCGTCGAGGCGCTGCTGCGCCGGGCCGCCGACGCCGGGCTGGCGCCCCCGACCGCCGGGCTGACGCCCCCGACCGCCGGGCTGGCGCCCTGAACCGCGCTGCCGCCTCAGACCTCCAGCTCGCGGGCCACCGCGTGGACGAGTTGAGCGATCTTCTGCGCGGCCTTGCGGTCCGGGAAGCGACCCCGCCGCAGGTCCGGCTGGACCTTCGCCTCCAGCACCTTGATCATGTCCTCGACCAGGCCGTGCAGCTCCTCGGCCGGGCGGCGGCGCAGCTCGGCGACGGACGGCGGGGCGTCCAGCAGCTTCACGCCCATCGCCTGCGCGCCCCGGCGGCTGTCCACCACGCTGAAGTCGACGCGCTGACCGCCCTTCAGATCGGTGACCCCTGTCGGCAGCGCGCCCTTGGGCAGGAACACGTCGCCACCCTCGTCACTGGTGACGAACCCGTATCCCTTGGCCGCGTCATACCACTTCACTCGACCCGTCGGCACCTGAGAACCCCTGCTTCGTTGAGACGTCTACTCCCATCAGGCTAGCCGGATCCACCGTCCGATCGCCGCCGGGAATCCAGTGAGATCATCGAGCACGAGCTCCGCCCCGGCGGCACGCAGATCGTCGGCCGGGCAGGGGCCGGTCGCCACCGCTATCCCCGGGACCCCGGCGGTGCGGGCGGCCGTCATGTCCGCGGTGTGGTCGCCCACGTAGTGGGTCGCGCCGTGCTCCTTCAACGCGACCGCCTTCTCCTCGGCGAACAGGTCGCCGGCCACCTCGTCGGCGGTCAGCCCCAGGTGGTCCAGGTGCAGCCTGGCCAGCCGGCCGTGCTTCGCGGTGACCACCAGCACCCGCCCGCCGTGGGCGCGGACCGCGTCGAGGGCCTCCCGCGCGCCGGGCATCGGCAGGGTTGGCGTGATCGCGTACGTCGGGTAGAGCCGCCGGTACGCCGTCACCGCCGCGTCCATCCGCTCCGGCGGGAACCAGTGGGCCAGCTCGGTACGCAGCGGCGGGCCGAGCCGGGACACGGCCAGCTCCGCGTCGACGTGCACGCCGGTCTCGGCGGTGAGGGCACGGAAGGTGGCGGCGATCCCGGGGCGGGAGTCGACGAGTGTCATGTCGAGGTCGAAGCCGACGGTCAGCGGCGCGGGGGTCGGTGAGGGCATGGGAAAAACGTAGCGCCGCCGGGTGGACGCACCCGAACGTCCGAGGGGCGCGACGGGCCACCGGCCGGCTAGCGTGGAACGACGATGACCATCTCACTCGCGGACCACCTGCGCGCCCTCGACGACGACACGCTCGCCGCGCTGCTCGCCCGGCGGCCGGACCTCGTCGTGCCGGTGCCGGCCGACCTCTCCGCGCTCGCCGTCCGGGCCCAGTCGCGGGTCTCGGTGGCGCGCGCGCTGGACGGGCTGGACCAGTTCACCCTCCTGATCCTCGACGCCGCCCGGTTGACCCGCTCCCCCGACGACGGCGGGACGTCGACGGAGGCGGTGCTGGCCATGGCCACCGCCGGGCCGCGTCCACCGGCCCCGACCGCCGTCCGCTCCGCCCTGTCCCGGCTGCGCGAGCTGTTCCTGCTGTACGGGCCGGAGCACGACCTGCGGGTGGTGTCGAGCGTGGACGAGGTGTCCGCGTACCCGGCGGGGCTGGGCCGACCGGCCGCGGAGCTGGACCCGGCCACGGCCTCGCTCTGCGCGGACCCGGCGAAGCTGCGGCGGACCCTGCTGGCCGCGCCGCCCTCGGCCCGGGCGATCCTGGACCGGCTCGCCGCCGGCCCGCCGATCGGCACGGTGCCGCCGGGGGCGCTGCGGGCGCCCGCCGCCGGGGTGGACGACGTGGTGCCCGCCGACCCGACCAACGGTGGTCCGCCGACCGGTTCGCCGGTGCGCTGGCTGGTCGACCACCGGCTGCTCGTCCCGGTTTCCGGGGCGGAGTCCGGCGGGGCCGGAACGGTGGAGCTGCCCCGCGAGGTGGGGCTGCTGCTGCGCCGGGAGACCGGCCCGCTCGGCCCGCTGCGCGCCGAGCCGCCCGCGGTGGCCGCCGCGCCGCGCGAGCCGAAACTCGCCGACAGCGCCGGCGCCGGCCAGACCATGGAGACGGTACGGCAGGTCGAGGCGCTGCTGGAGGCGTTGACCGCCGAGCCGGCCCCGGTGCTGCGCAACGGCGGGATCGGGGTACGCGAGCTGCGTCGGCTGGCCCGGGGCGTCGGGCTGGACGAGCCGGCCACCGCCCTGCTGCTGGAGATCGCGTACGCGGCGGGGCTGCTCGGCGAGCTGGACCTGCCCGGCTCGGCCACCACCCGGTACGGGGCCGACCAGCAGATCCTGCCCACCGGCGGGTACGAGGTGTGGCGGGCGCTGTCGCTGGCCCGCCGCTGGGAGCAGGTGGCCCGGGCCTGGCTGACCATGACGCGGCAGGCCGGCCTGGTCGGGCAGCGCGACGACCGGGACCGCCCGATCAGCGTCTTCTCCGCCGAGGCGGAACGGGCCGGCGCGCCGGCCGCCCGACGGGCGGTGCTGACCGTGCTGGCCGACCTGCCGCCGGGCGCCGCGCCCACCCCGGAGGAGGTGCTGGGCCTGCTGGACTGGCGTACGCCGCGACGCAGCCGGGGGCGGGAGGCGGCGCACCGGGAGGTGCTGGCCGAGGCGGCCACGCTGGGCGTGACGGGGCTGGGGGCGATCACCTCGTACGGGCGGCTGCTGCTCGCCGACACCGAGGCGGGCCCCGTCGACGACCCGCTGGGCGTGCGGACCGACCCGGACGAGCAGTCCACGGCGGGACGGGCGTTGGACGCGCTGCTGCCCGAGCCGGTGGACCATTTCCTGGTGCAGGCGGACCTGACCGTGGTGGTGCCGGGTCCACCGGAGCCGACGCTCGCCGCCGAGCTGGAGGTGGTGGCCGAGCCCGAGTCGGCCGGTGGGGCCAGTGTGCACCGGGTCACCCCGGACAGCGTCCGGCGGGCGCTGGACTCCGGGTGGTCCGCCGACGACCTGCACGACCTGTTCCGCCGCCGGTCCCGGACCCCGGTGCCGCAGGGTCTGTCGTATCTGGTGGACGACATGGTCCGCCGGCACGGCGGGTTGCGGGCCGGCGCGGCCGGGGCGTACCTGCGCAGCGACGACGAGGCGTTGTTGACGCAGGTGCTCGCCGACCGCCGGTTGGAGTCGCTGTCGTTGCGCCGGCTCGCGCCGACCGTTGGCGTCTCGCCGTACCAGATGGGCCGGCTGTTGGGGGTGTTGCGTGAGGCCGGGTACGCCCCGGTGCCGGAGGACGCGGCCGGCGCGATGGTGCTGGCCCGGCCCAAGGCCCGGCGCGCCCCGGCGCGGGCGGCGGTGGGTGGCCGTCCGGTCGACCCGCTGGCCGGGCCCCGGCTGACCCCGCCCCGGTTGCTGGGCATCGTAGAGCAGATCCGGCGGGGTGAGGCGGCGGCGCGGGCGGCCCGCCGGGCGCCGACGGTGCTGCGCGGCGGCGTGCCGGAGGGGTCCGGCCCGGTGGCGGTGCCGGGTCACCGGGACGCGTTGGCCGTGCTGCAGCAGGCGGTACGGGACAAGGCGCTGGTCTGGGTGGGCTACGTCGACGCGCACGGGGCGACCGCGTCCCGGCTGGTGCGTCCGGTGTCGATCGGGGCGGGCTATCTGCGTGCCGAGGACGAGCGGACGGAGATGCTGCACACCTTCGCCCTGCACCGGATCACCGCCGCCGTCCGCGACGGCTGAACCGGCGCCGCCGTCCGGGACGGCTGGGTCAGCGGCGGCGGGCGCGGCGGACGGTGCCGACAATCGAGACGATCAGCAGCAGGGCGAACGCCGCGCCGGCCGACTCGCCGACCGAGTCGATGAAGCCCTGTCGCAGCACCAGCCAGCCGAACAGGAACCACCCGAGGACGGCCGCGCCGGCCACCGCGTACGCGACGACGGTCGCGGTGGACACCTCGGGCGCCCCGGGCGGTGTCTGCACGGCGTCGATCAGCTCGTCCTCGGTGATCGGCACGTCCCGGTCGACCGTCATCGTCCCTCCCCCGTCGCCGCCCTGACATCCCAGCCTGTCACCTGTGGGGCCGGAGTGACAGGGGCGGCGCGGGGCAATCCCGGGCCGGGTGCGGGCGGCGACGCCGGTCAGTCGCCGGGGCGGCGCCGGCGCGGCGCCGGGGCGGTCAGGTGCCGGGGCGCTGGCCGAAGACCTTCACCCGGTAGCCGACCTTGCCCCAGTCCCAGAAGCGCTTGGCGTCGACGGGGAGCAGGTTGACGCAGCCGTGCGAGCCGATCGACTTGTCGTGCAGGTAGGTGGTGGTCTGGTGGTAGCCGATCCCGCCGACGAACCGCTGCCAGTACGGCAGCCACACCTCGTACGGGTCGGACCACTCCTTGGTGTTCCGATAGTTGATCTTGTAGGTGCCGGTCGGGGTGGCGTAGCCCTTCATCCCGGTGCGGGTCACCGTCGGCGCGACGACCACCTTGCCGTCCCGCGTCACCCAGGTGGTCTGCCGGGTCAGGTCGATGCAGAAGGTCACCCCGGAGCCGGCGGTGGACCCGCAGTCCTTCACGTTCGTGGTGGCCAGCCGCTTCGCCACGTCGTGCGTGGTCGGCCCGGCCCGGCCCTCGGGCGGGCGGATGTCGTACCGCTGCTGGAACTTCTTGATCGCCGCGCAGTCGGTGGCGGACTGCCGGCCGTCCACCACCACCGTGCCGAACCCGCCCAGCCGGGCCAGGTACGTCTCGACGGCCTTCTGGTACTCCCCGGTCGGGCAGCCGGCGTACGTCTTCGGCTTGCTAGGGGTCTTTGTCGCTTTCGGCGTGGTCCGCTTCGCCGCGGCCCGGACCGTCGGTGTCGGTTTCGGTCTGGCGGTGGCGGTCGGCTTCGGCTTGGCGGTGCCTTTCGGCTTGGCGGTGGCTTTCGGCTTCGCCGGGCTCGTCGTCGCCGTCGGCTGGTCCCGCTGGTCGGCCCCGGCCGAGCCGCCCGCCCCCGATGCCCGCCCCGCCACGCCGGCCGGGGCCCGGTCGGCGCCGGCCCGGTCGGCCTGCGGGTCCTCGGGCGTGCACGCGCCGACGCCGACCAGCGTGACCACTGCCAGGGCGGCGACCCAGACGGTGGACCGAACAGCGTTCATGTGTCCTCCCGAGGGATGGCCGTCCCTTCGCTAGACGTATGCACGTGGCGCGAAGGTTGCACTACTCGGTGAATTTTTCTGCCAAAGCCGCCCGCGTGCAAGACTGTAGGGTCGCCCGGAGCGACAGACCCGCTGGTGAGAGGGAGGAAATCCGCGTGAGCGGTGGACCGCTGATCGTGCAGTCGGACAAGACCCTGCTGCTGGAGATCGACCACCCGGACGCGCAGGCCTGCCGGATGGCCATCGCGCCCTTCGCCGAGCTGGAGCGCTCCCCGGAGCACGTGCACACGTACCGGCTGACCCCGCTCGGGTTGTGGAACGCCCGCGCCGCCGGCCACGACGCCGAGGGCGTGGTGGACGCGCTGATCATGTACTCCCGCTACCCGGTGCCGCACGCGCTGCTCGTCGACGTGGCCGACACCATGGACCGGTACGGCCGGCTCCAGCTCGCCAACGACCCGGCGCACGGCCTGGTGCTGCGCGCCCTGGACCGGATGGTCCTGATCGAGGTGGCGAAGAGCAAGAAGCTCGCCGGCATGCTCGGCGCGAAACTCGACGACGACACCATCGCGGTGCACCCGTCCGAGCGGGGCCGGCTCAAGCAGGCGCTGCTCAAGCTCGGCTGGCCGGCGGAGGACCTGGCCGGGTACGTCGACGGCGAGGCGCACCCGATCGAGCTGGCCGAATCCGGCAAGGACGGCGGGAAGCCGTTCACGCTGCGGTCTTACCAGCGGGAGGCGGTGGAGGCGTTCTGGGCCGGCGGGTCCGGCGTGGTGGTGCTGCCCTGCGGCGCGGGCAAGACCCTGGTCGGCGCGGCGGCGATGGCCGAGGCGAAGGCGACCACGCTGATCCTGGTCACCAACACCGTCGCCGGCCGGCAGTGGAAACGCGAGCTGATCGCCCGCACCTCGCTGACCGAGGAGGAGATCGGCGAGTACTCGGGCGAGCGCAAGGAGATCCGCCCGGTCACCATCGCCACGTACCAGGTGCTCACCGCGCGGCGCGGCGGCGCGTTCACCCACCTGGACCTGTTCGGCGCGCGGGACTGGGGCCTGGTCGTCTACGACGAGGTGCACCTGCTGCCCGCGCCGATCTTCCGGTTCACCGCGGACCTCCAGGCCCGTCGCCGGCTCGGCCTGACCGCGACCCTGGTCCGCGAGGACGGCCGGGAGGGTGACGTGTTCAGCCTGATCGGTCCCAAGCGGTACGACGCGCCGTGGAAGGACATCGAGCAGCAGGGCTGGATCGCCCCGGCCGAGTGCACCGAGGTACGGGTGACGCTGACCGAGGCCGAGCGGCTGTCGTACGCGACGGCGGAGGCCGAGGAACGCTACCGGATGGCGGCGACCGCCCGCACCAAGCTGCCCGTGGTGAAGGCACTGGTCGGGCGGCACGCCGACGACCAGGTGCTGGTGATCGGCGCGTACATCGACCAGTTGCACCAGCTCGGGGAATACCTCGACGCCCCGATCGTGCAGGGGTCCACCACCAACAGGGAACGCGAACGCCTCTTCGACGCGTTCCGCACCGGGGAGGTCCGCACCCTGGTCATCTCGAAGGTCGGCAACTTCTCCATCGACCTGCCCGAGGCGGCGGTGGCGATCCAGGTGTCCGGCACGTTCGGCTCCCGCCAGGAGGAGGCGCAGCGCCTCGGCCGGGTGCTCCGCCCGAAGGCCGACGGCCGGCAGGCGCACTTCTACACCGTGGTCTCCCGGGACACCATCGACACCGAGTACGCCGCCCACCGCCAGCGTTTCCTCGCCGAGCAGGGGTACGCGTACACGATCGTCGACGCCGACGACGTCCTCGGCCCGCCCCTGCCCACCGTCGACTGACCAGGCTCGCCGAACGTGACTGACCCGGCACACCGGGCTCAGGGTGCAAGAATAGGAGTGGTGCCGTCCGAGGAGGTGAATCCGATGTACAGCAATGCGGAGCAGATCCCCGAGTGGCCGACCGCTGAGCACGTACCGGCGGAGGAGTTGGCCCGCCGACAGGGTGTCCAGCCGATCACTTCGATTGATGACCTCGCCTGCCCCGACCTGTTCGACTCCGACGAGGAGTTGGATGATTTCCTCGCCGACCTCTACGCCTCCCGACGGGCGAACGCGGCGTGAGTCTGGTCGTCCTGGACACCGATGTCGCCTCGGCCCGCCGACTTCGCCGAGTACGACGGCCTTCGCCTTTTCGACGTCTCATAGCCCTCGCCGAGCCAGTGCCGGACGGCCGGGCCCAGCCGCGCCCGTCAGGACTGCTCCACCAGCCGCAGGACGTCGTTCACGATCTCCTCGTCCACCCGGCGTACGGAGAACATCCGGTCGTACGTGTCGAACGTGGCGAGGTACAGCAGCGACGGATCCTCGGGCAGCAGCAGCGCTTTTGCGGGGGGCGGGAGGTCGGGAGCGTGGAACTGCCCGTAGTAGACGCGTAGGAACTCCTCCTGACGCCAGGGAAACACCCGACGATCGCCGACGAACACGGCGGCGTCGACCCCCTCCCGCGCCTCGGACACCTGCACGTCCCGCTTGCGGTGGTAACGGCCGAGGTAGCGGGCGTGGGAGGGAGCTCTCTGCCGGAGATTGTCGTTGCCGAACCGCACGGACGCCTGGCTGAACGAGACGAAACGCCCGCCGGTGGTAAGGAAGCATCGGCTCAGCGTCCACCCCTGCGCCACGTCGATCAGCCGGCTGCCGAAGGCGCCGTCGACACCTGCCACGGCCCGCTGCGGGGCGACCCCGTTGCGTACCAGCGCGTCGCGTGCCCCGGTGCCGAGCACGGCCAGCCTGTTTGCCGCTTCGGCCGGCGCTGTCGCGTTGGCCTGCCGGAATTCGTCGAGGAGCCGTTCCTTCGTCGTCCTGGCCTCCTGTCGGGCGTTCTGCGCCTGCTACAACCGCTTTTCGAAGTCCGACATGCAGATGATTCCTTCCGGGCCGGGACACCAGCGCGAAGGCTACGGCCGGAGCCGGGGCCGGGTCCAGAATGGACCGGGCCAACCTCCGGGCAGAGTGGTAACTGTTCGCAGCCTGTCGAGCTGCCCCGGATCTGGGGCACAGTCGGGCGGCCCGCCGCCGCTGCCGCCACGGCCGATGGGCCACGGGTGCGTGAATACGGTTCAATAGGCGGTCGACTGCTGGTCATCTGGGCGTGGCGGAGGGTGATCCACTGTGCGGCTCCGGGACCGCCGACCATGGTCGCCACTGGCGGCCACGTTCCTGCTGGCTGCCGTCGCGGTGCTCACGGCCACGGTGGGCACCCTGCTCGCGTTGGCGGTCAACGCGGCCAGCGAGCAGCAACGCTGGCCGTGGGGGCTGGACCTCGTCCAGCGGTACCCGTTCCCCTCTGTGCTGGTGGCGACGCTGCTCGCCGTCGTCCTCGGCGCGGTGGGCCTGTCGGCGCAGCGCAGCCGGGACGCGCTGACCACCGCACCGCCCGACGACCGGGCCGTCCCCACGCCCGGTCCGGAGCCGGAGCGACCCGCGCGCACCCGGATGGCGGACGCGCCGCTGGGCGAGCTGCCCCCGGTGGTACGGGGACGGGACGCGCTGATCGGTGACATCCTGACCCCGGCCGCCTCCGGGGCGCCCCGGGTGCGGGTGGTCACCGGCATGGGCGGTCGCGGCAAGACGACGGTGGCGCTGGCGGCGGCGCGGGAGGCGCGTACCGCCGGTTGGCGGGTGTGGTGGGTGTCGGCGGTGGACCGCGCTCGCCGCCGTGCGCGACGAGAACGCGCGGATCAAGGCCGCGCTCCGGGCCTGGCAGAGCGAGTACGCGACGCACGGGCCGGACCGGCGATGACCGTACGGCAGCAGCGGTGGGTGATCCACGTGCCGGTGGTCGTACCCGATCTGCACCGGGCCCGGCTCTTCGCGCGCACCGCGACGCGCGCCCTGGCGCTGCTCACCGCCCGGGTGGACGCCGGGGAGGTGACCGTCTCGACCGAGGACGACCAGGGCGTACGGCACCGGGTGTTCTGTGACCGGCGGCTGCCCGGCGGCGGCCGGTGTGGCCTGCCCACCGACCACGGCGTGCCCTGCGTCCGCCGGGCGCGCGGCGGCGGCCCGGCCCGGGTCCGACGTTAGGCGTCGACGCAGCACGGGTGCGGGTCGGACCGGTCGTGCCGGCCGGGACCGGGCGGGTTGCCGTGCCCCGTATCTGGGGCAGCTCCAAAGGCTCTCGCGGAGTACCCCACTCCCCGGCCGCCGGGGGCACGTCGCGGCCGTCGAGGGCGTGGCCCAGACTCCGGGCCGGACCGCCTTTTCTGGACAGAAGCGGAAAAAGTCGGGTTCGTGACAGTCGACCGGGTGGCCCGTCCCGCAGGGTGCCAGATAGGACGAGCGGGAAACCCCAGCTCAGAGGGGACGTGGCCCATGACGACGCGTCGCAGGCTCCTGCTCGGCGGGGCCGCCGCCTTCGCGGCCGGTTCGGTCACCGGAGCCGCCACCGGCTCCGCGGCCCACCCCGCCACCACCGACCCCGACCCGGCCGCCGGGGGCAGCCGGCGACGGCGGGAAGGGTCGGGGCTCGACCCGACGGGCATCCCCCGGTACGTCACGCCGCTGGCGGTGCCGCCGGTGATGCCGCCGACGGCCAGCGGGCCGGCACTCGACCGTTACCTGATCGGGGTACGCCAGTTCCGGCAGCGGATCCTGCCGCCCGGCTTCCCGGCCACCACGGTCTGGGGGTACGGCGCGCTGAACCAGCCTGCCACGTTCGGCTTCCCCGCCGCGACCATCGAGGCGCGGGTCGGTCGGCCGGTGCGGGTGACCTGGGTCAACGACCTGGTCGACGGGTACGGGCGTTACCGTCCGCACCTGCTGGCCGTCGACCCGACGCTGCACTGGGCGAACCCGCCCGGCGGCGTGACCGGGCGGGACTCCCGGCCCACGTTCAGCTCGACGCCCGGACCGTACCGGGGGCCGGTGCCGATCGTCACGCACCTGCACGGCGGCCACACCCGGCAGGAGAGCGACGGCTACCCGGAAGCCTGGTACCTGCCGGTCGCGCGGAACATTCCCGCCGGGTACGCCCGGGTCGGCACCTTCCACGACCGGTTCCGGGCCGGGTTCGCCGCCCGGTACGGGGTGCGCTGGCCGGCCGGCACGGCGGTCTTCCAGTACGACAACGACCAGCGCCCGACCACCGAGTGGTACCACGACCACGTGCTCGGCCTCACCCGGCTGAACGTGTACGCCGGGCTGGCCGGCTTCTACCTGCTGCGCGGCGGCGTCGACCTGCCGCCGGGGGTGCTGCCCGGCCCCGCGCCGACGTTGGGCGAGCCGCCGGGCACCCGGCACCACGAGATCCCGCTCGCCATTCAGGACCGCTCCTTCGACCGGGACGGCTCACTGTTCTACCCGACCAACCGGTCCTTCTTCGACGACGCCGGCCCGTACCTGCCGGACGGGCCGTTCCCGCCGATCTGGAATCCGGAGTTCTTCGGCGACACCATGCTGGTCAACGGCCGCACCTGGCCGAGCCTGACGGTCGAGCCACGGCGTTACCGGTTCCGGCTGCTCAACGGGTGCAACTCACGGTTCCTGCTGCTCGCCGTCGCGGCCGACCCGCTCGCGGCCCGCCCGGTGCGCGCGGCCCTGCCGTTCTGGCAGATCGGCAACGACGGTGGCTTCCTGACCCGGCCGGTACGCCTGGACCGGGTGCTGCTCGGCCCCGCCGAACGGGCCGACGTGATCGTGGACTTCACCGGCCTGCCCGAAGGCACCCGGTTGTACCTGGTCAACGAGGGACCGGACGGGCCGTTCACCGGCGGCGACCAGGCGCCCGCCGAGCCGACCACCACCGGTCAGGTGCTGCGGTTCGTGGTGGGCGCCCGACGTGGACCGGACCGCAGCGTCCCGCCGGAGCGCCTGACCCTGCCGGCGGTCGCGCCGCTCGGCCCGGCCAGCGTGGTCCGCCGGCTCGCCCTCGGCGAGGAGACGAGCGGGGACCAGCCGGTCGAGCTGCTGCTCGGCACGGTCGACGCGGCCGGGAACCCGACCCTGCTGCCGTGGCACGCGCCGGTCACCGAACGGCCGACCCTCGGCGCGACGGAGATCTGGGAATTCCACAACCCGACCGAGGACGCGCATCCGGTGCACCTGCACCAGTCGACGTTCGAGGTGTTGGGGCGGGGCGTGGACGGCGCCCGCCCGCCAGGGCCCGGGGAGCTCGGCCGTAAGGACACGGTGCTCGCGTACCCGGGGGACGTGACCCGGTTGCGGGTCCGTTTCGACCTGCCCGGCCGGTACGTGTGGCACTGCCACATTCTGGAACACGAGGACAACGAGATGATGCGTCCGTTCCAGGTGGGCTGAGAACACGGGGCTGCCCCGCGCCGTCGGCCGTGGACCGGGGGCGCGGGGCAGTGACCGGTGGATCAGTGCTTCTTGATGATGGCGTTCGGGATGAGCAGGCAGTCGGCCTTGTTGTCGCCGTCGTTCAGGTCCGCCACCAGGGCGTTGACGTCCACGAAGCCGCAGAGCAGGGCGGCCACGTCGACGCTCACCGCGTCGTGGATGACGATGTCGCCGACGGAGATGTCCACCAACTGCCCGCTCCCGGTCGCCTGCGCCGGCGCGGCGGCGGCGAACATGCCACCCACGGCGATGGTGGTGGCGACGAGGGTCTTGGCGAGACGGCCCATTGTTTCCTCTTCTCCTGTCCGACGCCATTTTGGCGTCCACCGGTTTGCTTGAGAAAAAGTTAAGGCAGCAATTCCGCCCCGTCAACGGCCGCGCCGGGCGAGCAGCTTTCGCTCTCGATTTGCGGACCGCCCGGGCCGATTCTAGGATCCCTGCCCCACTCGCCG
The sequence above is a segment of the Micromonospora sp. WMMD882 genome. Coding sequences within it:
- a CDS encoding cold shock domain-containing protein, which produces MPTGRVKWYDAAKGYGFVTSDEGGDVFLPKGALPTGVTDLKGGQRVDFSVVDSRRGAQAMGVKLLDAPPSVAELRRRPAEELHGLVEDMIKVLEAKVQPDLRRGRFPDRKAAQKIAQLVHAVARELEV
- a CDS encoding HAD family hydrolase, whose product is MPSPTPAPLTVGFDLDMTLVDSRPGIAATFRALTAETGVHVDAELAVSRLGPPLRTELAHWFPPERMDAAVTAYRRLYPTYAITPTLPMPGAREALDAVRAHGGRVLVVTAKHGRLARLHLDHLGLTADEVAGDLFAEEKAVALKEHGATHYVGDHTADMTAARTAGVPGIAVATGPCPADDLRAAGAELVLDDLTGFPAAIGRWIRLA
- a CDS encoding helicase-associated domain-containing protein; the protein is MTISLADHLRALDDDTLAALLARRPDLVVPVPADLSALAVRAQSRVSVARALDGLDQFTLLILDAARLTRSPDDGGTSTEAVLAMATAGPRPPAPTAVRSALSRLRELFLLYGPEHDLRVVSSVDEVSAYPAGLGRPAAELDPATASLCADPAKLRRTLLAAPPSARAILDRLAAGPPIGTVPPGALRAPAAGVDDVVPADPTNGGPPTGSPVRWLVDHRLLVPVSGAESGGAGTVELPREVGLLLRRETGPLGPLRAEPPAVAAAPREPKLADSAGAGQTMETVRQVEALLEALTAEPAPVLRNGGIGVRELRRLARGVGLDEPATALLLEIAYAAGLLGELDLPGSATTRYGADQQILPTGGYEVWRALSLARRWEQVARAWLTMTRQAGLVGQRDDRDRPISVFSAEAERAGAPAARRAVLTVLADLPPGAAPTPEEVLGLLDWRTPRRSRGREAAHREVLAEAATLGVTGLGAITSYGRLLLADTEAGPVDDPLGVRTDPDEQSTAGRALDALLPEPVDHFLVQADLTVVVPGPPEPTLAAELEVVAEPESAGGASVHRVTPDSVRRALDSGWSADDLHDLFRRRSRTPVPQGLSYLVDDMVRRHGGLRAGAAGAYLRSDDEALLTQVLADRRLESLSLRRLAPTVGVSPYQMGRLLGVLREAGYAPVPEDAAGAMVLARPKARRAPARAAVGGRPVDPLAGPRLTPPRLLGIVEQIRRGEAAARAARRAPTVLRGGVPEGSGPVAVPGHRDALAVLQQAVRDKALVWVGYVDAHGATASRLVRPVSIGAGYLRAEDERTEMLHTFALHRITAAVRDG
- a CDS encoding L,D-transpeptidase family protein: MNAVRSTVWVAALAVVTLVGVGACTPEDPQADRAGADRAPAGVAGRASGAGGSAGADQRDQPTATTSPAKPKATAKPKGTAKPKPTATARPKPTPTVRAAAKRTTPKATKTPSKPKTYAGCPTGEYQKAVETYLARLGGFGTVVVDGRQSATDCAAIKKFQQRYDIRPPEGRAGPTTHDVAKRLATTNVKDCGSTAGSGVTFCIDLTRQTTWVTRDGKVVVAPTVTRTGMKGYATPTGTYKINYRNTKEWSDPYEVWLPYWQRFVGGIGYHQTTTYLHDKSIGSHGCVNLLPVDAKRFWDWGKVGYRVKVFGQRPGT
- a CDS encoding DNA repair helicase XPB, encoding MSGGPLIVQSDKTLLLEIDHPDAQACRMAIAPFAELERSPEHVHTYRLTPLGLWNARAAGHDAEGVVDALIMYSRYPVPHALLVDVADTMDRYGRLQLANDPAHGLVLRALDRMVLIEVAKSKKLAGMLGAKLDDDTIAVHPSERGRLKQALLKLGWPAEDLAGYVDGEAHPIELAESGKDGGKPFTLRSYQREAVEAFWAGGSGVVVLPCGAGKTLVGAAAMAEAKATTLILVTNTVAGRQWKRELIARTSLTEEEIGEYSGERKEIRPVTIATYQVLTARRGGAFTHLDLFGARDWGLVVYDEVHLLPAPIFRFTADLQARRRLGLTATLVREDGREGDVFSLIGPKRYDAPWKDIEQQGWIAPAECTEVRVTLTEAERLSYATAEAEERYRMAATARTKLPVVKALVGRHADDQVLVIGAYIDQLHQLGEYLDAPIVQGSTTNRERERLFDAFRTGEVRTLVISKVGNFSIDLPEAAVAIQVSGTFGSRQEEAQRLGRVLRPKADGRQAHFYTVVSRDTIDTEYAAHRQRFLAEQGYAYTIVDADDVLGPPLPTVD
- a CDS encoding multicopper oxidase; the encoded protein is MTTRRRLLLGGAAAFAAGSVTGAATGSAAHPATTDPDPAAGGSRRRREGSGLDPTGIPRYVTPLAVPPVMPPTASGPALDRYLIGVRQFRQRILPPGFPATTVWGYGALNQPATFGFPAATIEARVGRPVRVTWVNDLVDGYGRYRPHLLAVDPTLHWANPPGGVTGRDSRPTFSSTPGPYRGPVPIVTHLHGGHTRQESDGYPEAWYLPVARNIPAGYARVGTFHDRFRAGFAARYGVRWPAGTAVFQYDNDQRPTTEWYHDHVLGLTRLNVYAGLAGFYLLRGGVDLPPGVLPGPAPTLGEPPGTRHHEIPLAIQDRSFDRDGSLFYPTNRSFFDDAGPYLPDGPFPPIWNPEFFGDTMLVNGRTWPSLTVEPRRYRFRLLNGCNSRFLLLAVAADPLAARPVRAALPFWQIGNDGGFLTRPVRLDRVLLGPAERADVIVDFTGLPEGTRLYLVNEGPDGPFTGGDQAPAEPTTTGQVLRFVVGARRGPDRSVPPERLTLPAVAPLGPASVVRRLALGEETSGDQPVELLLGTVDAAGNPTLLPWHAPVTERPTLGATEIWEFHNPTEDAHPVHLHQSTFEVLGRGVDGARPPGPGELGRKDTVLAYPGDVTRLRVRFDLPGRYVWHCHILEHEDNEMMRPFQVG